Genomic segment of Triticum aestivum cultivar Chinese Spring chromosome 6A, IWGSC CS RefSeq v2.1, whole genome shotgun sequence:
CCGGCCTCACAACGTGCGGGTGTAGCCCGTAGAATGATGGGACCCACATGTATATAGAAAAATCAAAGCAAGCCAACCTCTGGTCAATCCTTCACGCCAGTTCCTCTCGTCCACCTTCAGAAAAATGGGGCATCGGAGCAGCAAGTACAGATGGTAGTATATTCTATTGCAATGCTAGAACGGGGCATCGGAGCAAGAACTTGCTCCGGTTCCCAGAAAACTTTTTATGGCGCCGCATGAGCTATGGAGGGCACCGGTGccaaataatgtaaaagtggatttgacacctcttttggcctacatagtggaaggcctaacTAACCGTCATCTGCCTTCTAAACTGTTTCTTTTCGGGAAAGGTGTTGAGGTGTGGATAGTTGAGATCATCCGTCCGGTAGGAGGATTAGGATCCgtcagtgtagtactccctctataaactaatataagagcatttagatcactatttttagtgatctaaacactcttatattaattTTATGGAGGGGGTAGTAACTACAGCGTGTTTTCGTTGCTGATGAAGAAACCACGCTACTCACCTAGCATGTCACGAGGTGATGAGGTGACGAGTATACCACTTGAAAAATATGCCGTACTTTTTGACCAAAAGTAAGGGTAAGCAGCAGAAACGGAAAATGAGTGGCAAATGGGCAACAGAAGCAAGCGGGCACTACGACCATACGCTCCAAACTCAAAATAGCATTTGTTCCCCCGAGCTCCGAAGTATATTTTGTGAGCTCTAAGGTATGGGTTAACTTACTTCATATCTCAGATAAGATGTATTCCCAATGTATAGTGTGCTGTAGAGCAGTAAAACAAGCCTCTGGTCATGGAAAGAAAAATGTCATGCAAGCAAAAATTACCAACTGTTAACTTGTGTTATCCACTGGAAGGAAACCTTTCACTGTGATATAACTGAATCAAGGACCATATATAAGAAATGAAAAACAATCCACCGCTAAGCAAACATGCTTCAGCTATTGAAGAACCGCTCCATTATAGATCAACATTCTGAAAAAAAGAACGCATTTTATATGTTTGCAGGCCCAATCTTTACTTTTGCAATCAAGGACGGGATAGTGAAAAGAGAACCTATTTTTACATACAAGATGCTTATGATATGCTACATTACCATCCAAGTTCAGTTCAGAGTGTCCATAAAAAAGTGAGGTTCAGGGTGACAATGACGCAGCTCCCAAGCGAAAAAAGGAGCAGCACAACACATGATGAGCTGAGCACGCCACTCAAACAAATCGATGTATTTACAGTTGGACCGAACACGGCCAAGTTTCAGTTCAGTTGTACAGCTGATATATACAAGGAGGAGATCACAGTCGGAGGTTGGATACAAATGAATGATATAAGTAAAACACACAGGAAGCTACACTCAGCAGCTAGATCAGACAGACACTAAGGATCAGCGAGTCTCGTTATTCACTCTGAGCTGACGCATGATCTAACTGTTGAAAGTAACCTATGATGATCACATCGTGCCAGGGTTTGACAACAGCGCTTCCCACAATGGAGGTACAGGGAAGTCCATATTATCATACAATGTGTACAGGGTCTCATGATTATTCACAGGAACTTGGACACCACGCGGCAGGACGTCCAGAAGGCCGCTGTTGCTGCTTTTAGAATCGCTGGATTCTGGTAGATACTGCAAGAGGGTGACACGGGAGAAGAATCAGGAATGCAAACACCCATGTGCTCATAAAAACTTATTATTGGAGTTGTATGATCATGCGAAATGATGCCCTCAAATTTAAGTTGCTGCCTGCAGCACAATATTGTGCGGGGGCTAATTTTGCTGTATATATTGTTACAGAAGTTTGCAGGCTGAAAAGGTGTATTCGATCAATATGTAGAACTTAAATTGATGCAACTGATCAAACTTGAAATATCATATCTTGACTAATCTAGTGTATGGTTTGTTCGTGAAGTGAAGTGATCATGTCCAGTTTCCCTGAGGTGTGATTTTGTTGCCTGCAGACCATTTAGTTTGATGGCATTCTGTCCTAACTTTTCAATCTTCAGTGGGGAGCAATTTTTCCTCCCAAGGGTCCTAGAACAGATTATTTGGGTAGAGCTCTAAGGAGCCTCTAGAAAGGACGTGGGGCTTACCCTGACAGCTCCACCATGGTAATATTACACACAAATTGTGCTTGTAATTACCCATCATTACTAAGGATTTTAACTTACCCAATAGCTGTTGCACTCCATGATGCTACATTATAAATAACTTGTGTTCCAGCCCATGCCTTCTGAAGTTTGCCTTTCCTCTTTTTAGTTGAAAATGTCTTGCTAAGGGCTGAAAAATGAAGGGTGGGGAATCACACATAAGAAAACCTACAACCAACCAAATTCATCTGAATTAAGAATGGAAAAGAGAAGGTTACCTTCTTGAAGTTGATTGGGCGTCAATTCCTGCAGAACATGAAATTTCCAGTATTAGAGGTACGAAGATTTCAAATCAATGAGCGATATGAAATACTCTTCCACGATAAGTACAATCTACTAGAAGTCAAGGTAAAATAAGGAATATTGACGGGCCTTCCCATGTTGATCTAGATAGTACAACGGACAATAGTGTGAGCTGTGAAGCCTACAACAAGAGTAGATACCATACTGAACTATTGGTAACCCATGATCCCACTAAGTCATGTTTTTCACTTCTAGGAATCTATTTAATTATCCAGAACCTCAATAATCACTGTAAAATATAAACATGTTTTTCTTTTCAGAATCCAAGATTTCATGGACATTTGAACGCTGAGACTGATATTCATGAAGGACTGCATAAGAAAAGCCAAGTACACCAAAGATGCAAGAGAAATCATGAATCAAAGGTGAAGTGAACTTTGCATACCTTAGTTTCTTTCAGCGACAGCAGGTATGCAGCCATGAAGCATGCAATCCCATCAACTATATCCTCTTGCTTAACTAGAACATATCCATCCTCTGAATCATCACTGACATTCATACTCTTATCATCCCATATATCTGCTGCGCTTACTATATCCCATGATATGGTTTCATCTACTGTTACATGAGTAATTGCAGAACTGTTCAGTTGACAGGTTTGATTTCAATGAGCGAATAAACGTGCATTTGCAGCATGGAGTGGCAAGGTCAGTTTACGTATTGTTCAAATTTTGGAAACAACAAAAAGAAACGACAGTTCATTGGGCAAATGCGCACCTGCACCATGTTGGTATACTGACTTCTGAATGTTATCAAGCTTTTCTAGAAATTCAGGTGATTCGACCCTTGATTTGAGAAGATTACACAGCTGCATAAGTAAATGGAGAGGTGCAAAAATTAAGAAAGTTTCAGAACAGAAGGCATAAGATAAGTAGACTGGAAGCTCCTTTTCTCATTCCCTCTCTCCCTAGTCTCATCTTTACTATCACCTCAATAACTGATAACCAAAAGTAGCAAAGAACAGTTCAGTCGATTCAAACAGTAAAACGAATTCACATGAATCTGGCTTAATTCCAGGGTACTGCCATATTCAGTCCAACCAAAGGCTTGGTTATGGTTTGCTATGATGTGCTTACTTTTGAAGGTGCAAAACGTCAGTTGTTAAGTTTGGCAAATCAAACGATAAAAGAAATTTCTGTTATCCAATTACTTCCTTCAAACATTCCTTGTCATGTGCTGCGGAACAGGATAATATACACTAGTTTACTCGTTTCACCGTGATTACTGATTATAATAAGAAAAAAGCAATTAGCCAAGCACAAATACGTGAAGGCAGTTGAGCTGGATGGTACTGTCATGATCCACCGCAATTCCAACAAGAGACTAGATCGCTACAGTTTCAAGGACCCCCCCTTGTCCCAAGTCGCCAATCAATCGAACCCATCAACCAATCGCAGTCCCAATTCTCCAACGGACCATCGAATCAAATGTAGTTGTTGTCTTGTTGTGATGTGCTTACTTTTGAAGGTGCAAAACAGCTACAGTGCTTACTATTAAGTTTGGCAAATCAAATGCTACCTAGATAAATTGTGTTAATCCTACCCAGTTATTTGCTTCACACATTCCGTGCCATGCTTCTGAACACAATAGCAGACACGAGTTTACTCGTCTGCACTTTGATTAGTACTGTATTATAGAAAACAACAGCTAGTTAAGCACCCAGACAAATACTAAAGGCAATTGCTATCATAATCACTAGAGTTCCGAGGACCCCAAATTGTCCTGAGTCCTAAGTCGGCATTCAATCCAACCCATCAACATCGCAATCACAATTCCCGAGTCTCCTCCAACGGATCACCGAATCGTGCTTATAAGGGAGATCTCCTCACCTCGTCCGTCTCGTAGTCGGCCTCCGACGGCTCCGGCGTGGGCGACGGGGGCGGCCCCTCCCAGTCGCCGCCCGCCCGCCGCTCCCCCTCGCCCTCCGGAtcccgctcccgctcccgctccccctccccctcctcgtcctcctccggatCCCCGTCCTCCCCCTCGGCGTCGCGCATGAGCTCGAGCGCGCGCTGGCACTGCTCGAGCACGGTCTCGAGCGTCCTCCGCCGCACCCTCAGCTCCGCGGCCTCCGGCGCCGCCCTCCGCCTCCCCGCCGGCGACGCGGCCGAGGCCGAGGACGCGGAGGGGGCCGCGGGCTCCATCGGAAACCCGCCTCGCCTCGCTTCCCGGGTTGGTCTACGTCTAGCCCGCGGCGGGGGAGAGGGAGACGTGCGCCGCGTGCCTGACGATTGCTGTTGAGTCGgacgggggaggggaggggaggagtgtCTCTTGTTGCGTTCGTTTCTTTTTCCCGGCGGCTTCGAgataagacagagagagagagagagcccacgcCCCACGGTAGGTGGCTGTTGCTGACGGGTGGGGCCGACGTCCGTGGGTCCCCGGTGTCAGTTGGAGTATTAGTCCGCGTGGGCGTGTGAGTTGTTTCTCAGGTCTCTGGAGCGAAGCGGAGTGACGGGTGATGAACCCGTTGGTCACGTCAAGTTGACGCACTGATTGATTTATTACTGCGATTAATTACTGGGAGTGGGAGGCCTCAATGATTAGGGCAAGACTCGGCCCTTCTTTCTTTTTCAGGGAGGAATCTACCCACGGCTCCCATCCCATGTCCGATGTGATGGGGTCCTCGTGCGCACCGCTTCCATACGACGACACGACGACGTGCCATTGCCACTTACGCTGAACAAAATTGCTCTGCTAGTGGAGTACGTGATAAACCAGCGCCAATTAATATGAATCCAAGGgaatagaaaattttaaaatataTTAAAATTCtttcctaaaattcttgtcttagatttgttagttacggatgtatctaacactaaaacgtaactagacacatccgtatttagacaaatataagacaagaattttgggacagagagaGTACTATTTATAGCGGGTGCATCGCCGGTAGAAGGACGGACTACCTTCGCCTATGGAGTAGTTTACTAACAAAATGATAAAGGCTTCTTTGGATTGGAGGATTTTCACACGATTCTCACGGGATATCAAACCTTAGGATTGTTTCATATGGAATGCATTTGGATCACAGGATTAGGTCACTAAAATTCCTAAGGATTGGGCCGCCAAGGTGCTGATTCCAAAGGAATTTACACATGAGGTCTGACCTGTGAAAAAATTCCATAGGATTGGCTATGTCATGGCAATCAAATCCTTCATTTTTCCTATTCCTTTGTTTTGCAAATCTTGTGATCCAAAGAAGCCATAAAGGGGTGTGCCGTGCAAAGGCTGCGGCGTCACGGAGCACCACCGTGCGCGCCCACTGCACTGCACATTGCAGTGCCTTGCAAGGCTTATGGTAGTATATAATATTTTTAATATTGTTATATCTTGACACTAATGACCAAACAAACAGCAAGGCCTTAACCTTTTGCTTGCCCAAATAAACAAGTGGCTTCATCGAAAGAGAAGACGGGTAAGCAACCAAGGCTTACCGTTGGCTGAAAACTACAAGTTGCTGGGATGATTTGCAATGCTGCCCGCCACTTCTCCACTTGCAGATGCCATACCACCAAAGATGGGCTTGACTTGACAGAAAATATTTACTGACAAGATTTGTCGCCAcactgcgctgctgctgctgcaaacTTGCAAGTGTGCCGACAACATTTGCTGCTACAACGACAGAATACGATCCACTTGCAAGTCGGCTCCCTTCTTACACCAACAAACTTCTTATTAACCTCTTCTAACAGCGATATTGATACAGCAGCTATGGCAAGGCATACACAACCAACACCATGGATAGATGAAGGAGAACTTCATATTTGCAACACCATCATTCTAGGTCAGCGAAAACCAATCTACACATCAgatcattgttattattattctaaCCAATGGTGTAATAACAACACAAAACAAGTCAAGGTACAATCCCACCCACTATAGTCCGGCCACCGGAGTGGCCATTACAATTGACTGACGTATGCGACAAGGGAATGCAAATGCAGGTACAGGTGTATGTACAGAGATTTTTTTNNNNNNNNNNNNNNNNNNNNNNNNNNNNNNNNNNNNNNNNNNNNNNNNNNNNNNNNNNNNNNNNNNNNNNNNNNNNNNNNNNNNNNNNNNNNNNNNNNNNNNNNNNNNNNNNNNNNNNNNNNNNNNNNNNNNNNNNNNNNNNNNNNNNNNNNNNNNNNNNNNNNNNNNNNNNNNNNNNNNNNNNNNNNNNNNNNNNNNNNNNNNNNNNNNNNNNNNNNNNNNNNNNNNNNNNNNNNNNNNNNNNNNNNNNNNNNNNNNNNNNNNNNNNNNNNNNNNNNNNNNNNNNNNNNNNNNNNNNNNNNNNNNNNNNNNNNNNNNNNNNNNNNNNNNNNNNNNTGCGGTCCTCGTCGTAGAAGAGCGCCGTGATGTCCTCCAGGGCATCCGACACGCTGCTCCGGATGGTGGACCTGCTGGTGTCGCCTTTTCTCCGGGGAGCGACCATGAGGGTCGGGTCCAGGGCCGAGATCTTGGCGACGCACTTCCCCGTGAAGATGTTGCTCATGTTGATCGATCCCATGCGGGAACCTGAGGGGATTCAGAGAATGCAGCAATTCAGTCAGGTTGAAGCTATACCGAATACAGCAGGTATTAGCATGTAAAACCAATGCACAGCGAAATTGTTACCTTCCCGGCCTTCATCATCAGCGTCATTTGTGCCGCCTCCTGAAACTTTACAGTATGAGATGATCAAGTCCTGGTCGGCGGTGATGTATATATTATTGGTGTTGCAGTTGGGATGCCACAACTCATGGTCATCGAATGATGTAACCAGCTCTCCACGGAAATTCCAAGCAGCAACCGTTCTATTGCAGAATGTCAGGAACAGATTATTTTCATACAGGAAGATGAACGCTGAAGGGGTCATGAACTCTGTTTTGTTCACCTCAATCAGACCAGAGTTTCTGACCTGCCCAGAGATCAAAGTTAGCTCATAGTTCACTGCTAAGAAAACGTTAGCTCAAATTAAGGTAGCAATGTAGCTGCCACGAGTTGACAAAGTAATAATAGCAACGTACATCAATAATCTGCAGGTTTTCCTTGTCTTGCTTCACAAGAAGCTTTTCGTTAAACTGCTCGATGAAGTCAACCTTTCTGTTTCGATGCAGCAACTGAGTGAAGGTTTTCAGTGTTGTTCCATCCTCGATTGACAATATCTTTAGTGGGACATGATTACTTGCCTTCTGGTATATAACAAGCATGATCCCAGGGCTGGTGAGAGAGGATTCATGGATGTAAGAACATTTCATCAACTATTTACGTCAAGGATGAATAATATTAGCAACAAGCAAACCTTATCTTTATCTCCTGGATGTCCTTATCACATATAGAATACAGAAAGTTGTAATTCTTTAGATCAAAAACCTTGTAGGTACTGCAAAGAGGGAACATTTTAAACAATTCAACATATGACTGCTGCCAAACTGTAATGCAGAAAATGTAACTTACCTATCATGTGCCGAAAAAGTCAAAACTTTGCCATTAACATCATCAAACTCAACAAAGCCAGGATATTTCAGCGATTCAGTTTCAAATAAAGGAAATCCATCATGTAGCTGGCCTCTCCGGATGTATCTAAAATGCATTGCAAGGAAAGAAGATAAATTAGTCAAAGTTGATACGCATCTCATGTATGAATTGAGACAGACCCATTGAAAACTTTTTTTCAGAAACATAAAAAAAAGGAGCAGAAGCCTGTAGAAAGAAAGATAAGCAGTTGTGCACTGAAATTACTGGAACACACAAATTAGTCTAAGAAGAAAAAGATAAGGTCACTTACTCTATTGGAGTTGTTCTGCACTTCAGTGAACTGTAACGATCTGATTCATAAACTGAAACAGTGATAAGTGAGTCATTGTTCTTATTATAGAACAGACTCCTAATCACCTCATCCGGGCTTATATTCAAATGGCAAATGCGCTTGTTTGTTGCTGCCAACATGATGAGAAGGTTTATCAGGAACATAACAGACGTAAATAACAGAGCAAAATCAATTAGTGTAGAAGAATGAGACTTACTTCGATTGAATGCACCACAAAGACCACATTCGGCGAGTGCAAATATTAAATCTCTTGCAGCTACAATCTCAATaatcctccttctgttccatgccAATGGCAGCTGGACAAACGGATCGTCATATGTGTCATATTCTTCCTGCAAAACCAAATGAAAGACATACTTCCTTTACACGGTTTACAAATCTCCAAGTTACTAGATATTTGAAAAATCTGTGCATAAATAAGTTAATCTGATTTTTACTTGGTATAGACAGACTATAAAATATGCTGGATCAAACTTTGTGGGGCCATGGAACCCTTCTCCATATGTATTTATTTACATTTTAGCTCATCCAGTTCGTGATTGGCACGTTTAACtgatatatctatacctactaataaaggaagGTGATATTCCTGGTGTCATGATACTTTTCAGAAAACCCCCTGTCCTTTATGAGAATCAACCCGCAGTCCAAAAAATAATGTTTCGTAGGTGAAAAAACGGTTCGCACTGCCTATTTTTTGCCCGTCGCTCGCAGTCTCGCACTGCTAACTTGGGCCTTCAACCATGTCTAGATAATGGCCAGCCCACGGAATGTGTTTAATATAGTAATAATTCAATGACAAAAATTAAGCCCGGGTGGGATTCGAACTAGAAACCACACACGGCATTCTAACTTCCTTAACCAACTAGGCCACCATACACTTCTGAATATCAAAGGTTGTATTATGTTTATATATATTCAAACAAACGCAAAGGCCACAGAGCCATATTGAGCCTCGGCCTACACCCAAGCGGCTGGGCCAGCTCCATCAGCACATGCAAACATCATCAGCAGACAAAAACCATGGATATTTCATGTtgaatagtcccacctcgctacaCAAAACTGAATTTCACCAATTTACATACGTTCAACGCCATTGTCTGCCGTGAGCTAATTAAACGGGATCCCTCACATGCAAGGTGGAGAGGTTTTGCACGCTGCATGACAGCGCTATAAAACGTGGGTGTTTGTGGGCTGAACGGGTGGCCTTCCTGCTATTTAAACTAATTGCATGACGCATATAATTAAAGGAAGGATCGTGGGCTGGAAAGAAGGTGCATAATTAAAGAGGAAGGATTATATGGGCTGGAGTAAATTGAATAAAGATTTGTGGGCTGGAAAAGAAGTGCATAACTAAAGGAAGTATTGTGGGCTGGAGTAAAGGCGGAGATCGAGTTGATGATATTCCTTCTCGAGTTGCCTACACAATCAAGGAATGGATGTGTCAGTGCGCAAAAAGATGTGTGTTGTTAGTTAACTTTTTTTATCTTCTCATGTGTCGGTTCTCTTTTCTCCTAAAATAATGCTTAGCTG
This window contains:
- the LOC123128640 gene encoding uncharacterized protein isoform X2; this translates as MEPAAPSASSASAASPAGRRRAAPEAAELRVRRRTLETVLEQCQRALELMRDAEGEDGDPEEDEEGEGERERERDPEGEGERRAGGDWEGPPPSPTPEPSEADYETDELCNLLKSRVESPEFLEKLDNIQKSVYQHGADETISWDIVSAADIWDDKSMNVSDDSEDGYVLVKQEDIVDGIACFMAAYLLSLKETKELTPNQLQEALSKTFSTKKRKGKLQKAWAGTQVIYNVASWSATAIGIYQNPAILKAATAAFWTSCRVVSKFL
- the LOC123128640 gene encoding uncharacterized protein isoform X1, whose product is MEPAAPSASSASAASPAGRRRAAPEAAELRVRRRTLETVLEQCQRALELMRDAEGEDGDPEEDEEGEGERERERDPEGEGERRAGGDWEGPPPSPTPEPSEADYETDELCNLLKSRVESPEFLEKLDNIQKSVYQHGAVDETISWDIVSAADIWDDKSMNVSDDSEDGYVLVKQEDIVDGIACFMAAYLLSLKETKELTPNQLQEALSKTFSTKKRKGKLQKAWAGTQVIYNVASWSATAIGIYQNPAILKAATAAFWTSCRVVSKFL
- the LOC123128641 gene encoding uncharacterized protein (The sequence of the model RefSeq protein was modified relative to this genomic sequence to represent the inferred CDS: added 53 bases not found in genome assembly); this translates as MDHHHHHKAGVRGRLRVTAARRRAWQQQSACCKRPARRDPVDTVRKFMRREIGGGHRRPPRPAAPSTSAFSCPEKFRNFQLQEEYDTYDDPFVQLPLAWNRRRIIEIVAARDLIFALAECGLCGAFNRTTNKRICHLNISPDEVIRSLFYNKNNDSLITVSVYESDRYSSLKCRTTPIEYIRRGQLHDGFPLFETESLKYPGFVEFDDVNGKVLTFSAHDSTYKVFDLKNYNFLYSICDKDIQEIKISPGIMLVIYQKASNHVPLKILSIEDGTTLKTFTQLLHRNRKVDFIEQFNEKLLVKQDKENLQIIDVRNSGLIEVNKTEFMTPSAFIFLYENNLFLTFCNRTVAAWNFRGELVTSFDDHELWHPNCNTNNIYITADQDLIISYCKVSGGGTNDADDEGREGSRMGSINMSNIFTGKCVAKISALDPTLMVAPRRKGDTSRSTIRSSVSDALEDITALFYDEDRNEIYTGNSRGLVHVWSN